One Deltaproteobacteria bacterium DNA window includes the following coding sequences:
- a CDS encoding aminopeptidase P family protein, with the protein MVLIESVGAVQERLRRAGLDGWLLYDFAGSNPTARHALGLDALMLSRRLFYLIPAEGVPTVLCHRIDSGALPPLPGKHLTYTGWRDLSAHLERLIRGGVRRVAMEYFPDGAIPSLSRIDAGTLEWLRRLGLEVLPSAELVQHFLCRLSPAQAEAHRQVATELDRIKGLAVGLVRERIAADRPVTEFELQQFLMQRFAAEGLVTDYPPTVAVGRNAADPHYLPSQDRPTPVGPDQVVLLDLLARHDRPVCAYADLTWTIYTGASPPSAVTEVFGIVVRARDAGLRFITERYDRATGLGPLGWEVDRAIREVVDGAGYGPCFPHRSGHNIGDLHGHGDGANIDDLETHDTRCLEEGLCFSLKPAIYLDDFGVRSEVNVYLGKGGPELGARPQSELLCLC; encoded by the coding sequence ATGGTGCTGATCGAATCGGTGGGCGCGGTGCAGGAACGGCTCCGGAGGGCGGGGCTGGATGGTTGGCTCTTGTACGACTTCGCCGGGTCGAACCCGACGGCGCGGCACGCGCTCGGGCTCGACGCGCTCATGCTCAGTCGACGGCTCTTCTATCTGATCCCGGCGGAGGGGGTGCCCACGGTGCTCTGCCACCGAATCGACAGCGGCGCGCTTCCCCCGCTGCCCGGCAAGCACCTCACCTACACCGGCTGGCGCGATCTGTCCGCCCACCTCGAGCGCCTGATTCGCGGCGGGGTTCGCAGGGTAGCGATGGAGTACTTCCCCGACGGGGCGATCCCCTCCCTGTCGCGGATCGACGCCGGGACGCTCGAGTGGCTTCGCCGGCTCGGGCTGGAGGTGCTCCCTTCGGCCGAGCTCGTCCAGCACTTCCTCTGCCGGCTCTCCCCGGCGCAGGCGGAGGCGCACCGTCAGGTCGCCACCGAGCTGGACCGGATCAAGGGCCTGGCCGTGGGCCTGGTGCGCGAGCGCATCGCCGCCGACCGCCCGGTGACGGAGTTCGAGCTGCAGCAGTTCCTGATGCAGAGGTTCGCGGCCGAAGGCCTGGTGACGGACTATCCGCCGACGGTAGCGGTCGGTCGGAACGCGGCCGATCCGCACTACCTCCCGTCCCAGGACCGGCCGACTCCCGTGGGGCCGGATCAGGTGGTGCTGCTGGACCTGCTGGCCCGCCACGACCGCCCCGTTTGTGCGTACGCCGACCTGACGTGGACGATCTACACCGGGGCGTCTCCTCCGTCGGCCGTGACGGAGGTTTTCGGGATCGTCGTTCGCGCCCGGGACGCTGGGCTGCGCTTCATCACGGAGCGCTACGACCGGGCCACGGGCCTCGGACCCCTCGGCTGGGAGGTAGACCGGGCCATCCGAGAGGTGGTGGACGGGGCCGGGTACGGACCCTGTTTCCCCCATCGCAGCGGCCACAACATCGGCGACCTGCACGGCCATGGCGACGGAGCGAACATCGACGACCTCGAGACGCACGATACGCGGTGCCTCGAGGAGGGCCTCTGCTTTTCCTTGAAGCCGGCCATCTACCTCGACGATTTCGGCGTTCGTTCCGAGGTCAACGTCTACCTCGGGAAGGGGGGACCGGAGCTCGGTGCTCGGCCGCAGAGCGAGCTCCTCTGCCTCTGCTGA
- a CDS encoding AAA family ATPase, with protein sequence MSRTSDPPRIYFVGSHATGKTTMTRWVSQAYGLPMITEVARAVLAELETTLEALRTDIELVNRYQTRVFERQIEVERLQVGGFVSDRAFDNLAYTAEHATVLADLMSSDRLRSYMDWVGGGIVFFLRPDPCMLRHDGVRASVEWDSVVRIDGMIKLMLEQHRVRYLPIDTPNMQERVRAVEFVLGRAEEISQSDVDRSRQLVLASVRPS encoded by the coding sequence ATGTCCCGCACCTCGGATCCCCCGCGCATCTACTTCGTCGGTAGTCACGCCACGGGCAAGACCACGATGACCCGGTGGGTCAGTCAGGCCTACGGCTTGCCCATGATCACCGAGGTCGCGCGGGCCGTCCTCGCCGAGCTGGAGACGACGCTCGAGGCGCTGCGCACGGACATCGAGCTCGTGAATCGCTATCAGACGCGCGTCTTCGAGCGACAGATCGAGGTCGAGCGGCTACAGGTGGGCGGGTTCGTCTCGGACCGGGCGTTCGACAACCTGGCCTACACCGCCGAACACGCTACCGTCCTCGCCGACCTCATGTCCTCCGATCGCCTGCGCTCCTACATGGACTGGGTCGGTGGCGGCATCGTGTTCTTTCTGCGCCCCGATCCCTGCATGCTCCGCCACGACGGCGTTCGCGCGTCGGTGGAGTGGGACAGCGTCGTGCGCATCGACGGCATGATCAAGCTGATGCTCGAACAGCACCGCGTGCGCTACCTGCCCATCGACACCCCCAACATGCAGGAGCGCGTGCGCGCCGTCGAGTTCGTCCTCGGGCGGGCAGAGGAGATCTCCCAAAGCGACGTGGATCGAAGCCGGCAGCTCGTCCTCGCCTCGGTACGCCCCTCCTAG
- a CDS encoding ERAP1-like C-terminal domain-containing protein gives MRVGILALAAGSLACGRPPGAPNGVAPSTTALASPSPASLARPAPGRLPRDVVPARYRVHWRIDPREESFTGEVAIDVRVMAGTDRIHLHARELALDGVVEQGGRRQQVLVEAAQDPRAEPAAGERMLRLAAPLRTGTARIQLRFRGRFDRRLAGLYRARSGSRWFAYTQFEAADARKAFPCFDEPGFKVPFEVTVSVPRGMTAVSNTAEASRRTRGSWDEIAFAPSRPMPTYLVAFVAGELELVAGPAGPVPIRGVVPPGRGAEVVIGLGMARELLPRLEAYFGLPYPYGKLDLAFLVEFASGAMENPGLVTFREEALLVDPRATSVARLRRVAGTIAHELAHQWFGNLVTLAWWDDLWLNEAFATWMGVRTVEAWRPSYRAADEFLEWRGWVFDTDTLAAARPVRQTIRSVVEAEGAFDGITYGKGAAVLGMLEQWLGSGTFQRAVQGYMCRHMWENATAKDLFAALDRESGREVGAVASSFLDRPGVPEVNATLRCEKGRAEVRLEQRRHRPLGAWIPEGFPGGEPWKIPVCVMYPAGERLTTQCVLLDRAVSVVPLKEARACPAWIHPNAGEKGYYRWGLAEGALVALARHGRRFLSPALRGSILNHAAAMVSAGSLRPAALLDTVAAFEGDSARAVVEEQLGVLRRIRERYRDGGPDPAYAAYVRRVLEAQGRRLGLAPRRGESEDDAILRPAVLRALARDGRSAWVLDGVRAMAQGHLRGARPLPPDLLPMVLEVAAAEGHLPLEELTRRLGVAVSSTERAAVLGALGSLPQGSALDQALSLVLTDQVKVQDMWYLLSPPFERAESRSQAMRFVQRNLRGLVGRLPAFGGRSAARLPGVVGYLCSEADSATAARFFRTQAVPGSERILRQGLERSAQCAAQRAWGRAAVKAYLERLASLEPSPRPSEKGNAGPTDPAHRDP, from the coding sequence ATGCGAGTCGGGATCCTCGCCCTGGCGGCTGGCTCGCTGGCCTGCGGCCGACCCCCGGGAGCGCCGAACGGCGTCGCGCCTTCAACCACCGCGCTCGCGAGTCCCTCGCCCGCGTCGCTCGCGCGGCCGGCCCCGGGAAGGCTACCGCGCGACGTGGTCCCGGCTCGCTATCGGGTGCACTGGCGGATCGACCCGCGCGAGGAGTCGTTCACCGGTGAGGTCGCCATCGACGTGCGCGTGATGGCGGGGACGGATCGGATCCACCTTCACGCGCGGGAGCTCGCCCTGGACGGCGTCGTCGAGCAGGGCGGCCGGCGGCAACAGGTGCTCGTCGAGGCGGCCCAGGATCCCCGGGCGGAGCCCGCGGCGGGGGAGCGGATGCTGCGCCTCGCCGCTCCGCTCCGGACGGGGACCGCGCGGATCCAGCTCCGCTTCCGGGGGCGCTTCGATCGTCGGCTCGCGGGACTCTACCGAGCGCGCTCCGGATCCCGCTGGTTCGCCTACACGCAGTTCGAGGCGGCGGACGCGCGCAAGGCTTTTCCCTGCTTCGACGAGCCGGGCTTCAAGGTGCCCTTCGAGGTCACGGTGAGCGTGCCGCGGGGGATGACCGCCGTGAGCAACACGGCCGAGGCGTCGCGTCGGACGCGCGGCTCCTGGGACGAGATCGCGTTCGCTCCCTCGCGCCCCATGCCGACCTACCTGGTCGCGTTCGTGGCAGGGGAGCTCGAGCTCGTCGCGGGCCCGGCGGGACCGGTGCCGATCCGCGGTGTCGTGCCTCCGGGACGTGGGGCCGAGGTGGTCATCGGACTCGGCATGGCCCGCGAGCTCCTGCCTCGCCTCGAGGCGTATTTCGGGCTGCCGTACCCTTACGGAAAGCTGGATCTCGCGTTCCTGGTGGAATTCGCCTCCGGCGCCATGGAGAACCCGGGGCTCGTCACCTTCCGGGAAGAGGCGCTGCTCGTGGATCCACGGGCCACCTCGGTGGCGCGGCTCCGTCGAGTGGCCGGGACGATCGCGCACGAGCTCGCGCACCAATGGTTCGGGAATCTGGTGACCTTGGCCTGGTGGGATGACCTCTGGCTCAACGAGGCGTTCGCGACCTGGATGGGCGTGCGAACGGTCGAGGCGTGGCGGCCGTCCTATCGAGCGGCCGACGAGTTTCTCGAGTGGCGCGGCTGGGTCTTCGACACGGACACCCTCGCCGCCGCGCGCCCCGTGCGTCAGACGATACGCAGCGTCGTAGAGGCCGAGGGTGCCTTCGACGGCATCACCTACGGCAAGGGAGCGGCGGTGCTCGGCATGCTCGAGCAGTGGCTCGGGAGCGGCACCTTTCAGCGGGCCGTTCAGGGGTACATGTGCCGGCACATGTGGGAGAACGCGACGGCGAAGGATCTCTTTGCGGCGCTGGATCGGGAATCGGGTCGAGAGGTCGGTGCGGTGGCGAGCAGCTTCCTCGATCGTCCCGGGGTCCCGGAGGTCAACGCGACCCTGCGTTGCGAAAAGGGCAGAGCCGAGGTGCGGCTCGAACAGCGCCGACATCGGCCGCTCGGGGCGTGGATCCCGGAGGGCTTCCCGGGGGGCGAGCCATGGAAGATCCCCGTGTGCGTGATGTACCCGGCCGGGGAGCGCTTGACCACGCAGTGCGTGCTGCTCGACCGGGCCGTGTCCGTCGTGCCGCTGAAGGAGGCCCGCGCCTGTCCGGCGTGGATCCACCCCAATGCCGGCGAGAAGGGCTACTACCGCTGGGGGCTCGCGGAGGGGGCGCTCGTCGCGCTGGCGCGGCACGGGCGCCGGTTCCTGAGCCCCGCCCTGCGGGGGAGCATCCTGAATCACGCGGCGGCCATGGTGTCGGCCGGGAGCCTTCGACCGGCGGCGCTGCTGGACACCGTCGCCGCCTTCGAAGGCGACTCGGCGCGGGCCGTGGTCGAAGAGCAGCTCGGGGTGTTGCGTCGCATTCGCGAGCGGTATCGAGACGGGGGCCCGGATCCAGCGTATGCGGCCTATGTGCGACGGGTGCTCGAAGCGCAGGGCAGGCGGCTGGGCCTCGCTCCCCGGCGCGGGGAGAGTGAGGACGACGCGATCCTGCGACCCGCCGTGCTGCGTGCGCTGGCACGCGACGGTCGCTCGGCGTGGGTCCTCGACGGTGTTCGGGCGATGGCGCAGGGCCACCTGCGCGGCGCCAGGCCGTTGCCGCCCGACCTGCTTCCCATGGTCCTCGAGGTCGCGGCGGCCGAGGGACACCTGCCCCTCGAGGAGTTGACGCGGCGCCTGGGTGTTGCCGTCTCCTCCACCGAGCGGGCGGCGGTCCTGGGCGCGCTCGGCAGCCTGCCGCAGGGGAGCGCCCTGGATCAGGCGCTCTCGCTGGTGCTCACCGACCAGGTAAAGGTGCAGGATATGTGGTATCTGCTCTCGCCGCCCTTCGAGCGGGCGGAAAGCCGCTCGCAGGCCATGCGTTTCGTGCAGAGAAATCTACGTGGGCTCGTGGGGCGGTTGCCGGCGTTCGGAGGACGCTCGGCGGCGCGTCTCCCGGGTGTCGTGGGCTACCTGTGTTCCGAGGCGGACAGCGCGACCGCGGCGCGTTTCTTCCGGACGCAGGCGGTGCCGGGCAGCGAGCGGATCCTCCGGCAGGGCCTCGAACGTTCGGCGCAGTGTGCGGCGCAGAGGGCTTGGGGGAGGGCGGCCGTGAAGGCCTACCTGGAGCGTCTGGCGAGCCTGGAGCCCTCGCCGCGCCCATCCGAAAAAGGAAACGCCGGGCCAACCGACCCGGCGCACCGTGATCCTTAG
- a CDS encoding short-chain fatty acid transporter — protein sequence MGAGAASAGGSEWYSRAVIARLALFFTRLASRWVPSAFTIAVLLTVLAFVLGIAWGEASPLEVTRAWGDGFWTLLSFGMQMCLVVFSGYVVAVAAPVRALLDRLASIPRSDTGAVMALALIAMVVAWIHWGMGLIAGAVLVGFMARRHPGADYRLLVAVSYFGLGATWHAGLSGSVPLLLATPQNFMIQQGLLDEVIPIQRTLLSPFNLLFTAGVTLALTLLAGALHPRPEDRVRADAEAAERLAAFDAPPRPARPTPAERLEHSFLVNGILGALGLAWLVLHLRAGGGLSAVNLDVVNFAFLALGILLHGRPAALGHAAVKASEPLHGIVLQFPLYAGMFGIIKGTALAQRIARAFTRVASRRTLPLLTFWYSTVLNYFVPSGGSKWAIEAPYLLRAARELDVPVERLAMAYAYGDMGSNLIQPFWAIPLLAVARLEFKDILGYECIAFLAYAALATGALLVAG from the coding sequence ATGGGCGCGGGGGCGGCGTCGGCAGGCGGAAGCGAATGGTATAGTCGCGCCGTGATTGCCCGGCTGGCTCTCTTCTTCACGCGGCTCGCCTCCCGGTGGGTCCCGAGCGCCTTCACGATCGCTGTCCTGCTCACCGTCCTGGCTTTCGTGCTCGGGATCGCCTGGGGGGAGGCCTCACCGCTCGAGGTGACCCGGGCCTGGGGGGACGGGTTCTGGACCCTCCTCTCCTTCGGCATGCAGATGTGCCTGGTCGTGTTCTCGGGCTACGTCGTCGCGGTCGCGGCTCCTGTGCGGGCTCTCCTGGATCGCCTGGCGTCCATTCCACGCAGCGACACCGGCGCCGTGATGGCGCTCGCCCTCATCGCTATGGTGGTGGCTTGGATCCATTGGGGGATGGGCCTCATCGCGGGCGCCGTGCTCGTGGGCTTCATGGCGCGCCGGCACCCGGGAGCCGACTACCGCCTCCTCGTCGCCGTCTCGTACTTCGGCCTCGGCGCGACCTGGCACGCAGGCCTGAGCGGGTCCGTGCCCCTGCTCCTCGCTACGCCGCAGAACTTCATGATCCAGCAGGGGCTCCTCGACGAGGTGATCCCGATCCAACGCACCTTGCTGAGCCCCTTCAATCTCCTCTTCACAGCGGGGGTCACCCTGGCGCTCACGCTGCTCGCCGGTGCACTCCATCCGCGTCCCGAGGATCGGGTCCGCGCCGACGCCGAGGCCGCCGAGCGACTGGCCGCGTTCGATGCGCCCCCTCGCCCCGCGCGGCCTACGCCGGCCGAACGGCTGGAGCACTCGTTCCTGGTGAATGGGATCCTGGGGGCCCTCGGGCTCGCATGGCTGGTCCTGCATCTACGCGCCGGAGGAGGGCTCTCCGCGGTGAACCTGGACGTGGTGAACTTCGCCTTTCTCGCCCTCGGGATCCTGCTGCACGGACGACCGGCGGCGCTCGGGCACGCGGCGGTCAAGGCGAGCGAACCCCTTCACGGCATCGTGCTGCAGTTCCCGCTCTACGCGGGCATGTTCGGCATCATCAAGGGGACCGCCCTGGCGCAGAGGATCGCGAGAGCCTTCACGCGCGTGGCCAGTCGGCGCACACTGCCGCTGCTGACCTTCTGGTACTCGACGGTGCTCAACTACTTCGTTCCGTCGGGCGGATCCAAGTGGGCCATCGAAGCGCCCTACCTCCTGCGCGCGGCGCGGGAGCTCGACGTGCCCGTCGAGCGGTTGGCCATGGCCTACGCCTACGGGGACATGGGATCCAACCTGATCCAGCCCTTCTGGGCGATTCCGCTCCTTGCGGTGGCGCGTCTCGAGTTCAAGGATATTCTCGGCTACGAGTGCATCGCCTTTCTCGCGTACGCGGCGCTCGCCACCGGCGCGCTCCTCGTCGCGGGGTGA
- a CDS encoding RidA family protein, with protein MSRQSIQSPAAPAAIGPYSQAIRCGNLVFCSGQIPLDPVTGELLKGTLEQEVGRVMRNLEAVLGAAGSRLAQVVRTTIYLTDLADFAAVNAAYATFFEGTPPARTTIQVAGLPKGARVEIDAIAAVE; from the coding sequence ATGAGCCGGCAGTCCATTCAAAGCCCCGCCGCTCCGGCGGCCATCGGCCCCTATTCCCAGGCCATCCGCTGCGGGAACCTGGTCTTCTGCTCGGGACAGATCCCCCTCGACCCCGTGACGGGGGAGCTCCTGAAGGGGACGCTGGAGCAGGAGGTGGGGCGCGTCATGCGGAATCTCGAGGCAGTGCTCGGCGCTGCCGGCAGCCGTCTCGCGCAGGTGGTGCGCACGACGATCTACCTCACGGACCTGGCCGACTTCGCCGCGGTGAACGCGGCCTACGCCACGTTCTTCGAAGGGACGCCGCCGGCACGCACCACGATTCAGGTGGCCGGTCTACCGAAGGGGGCGCGCGTCGAGATCGATGCCATCGCGGCCGTGGAGTGA
- a CDS encoding YbjN domain-containing protein — MGLFSSSQGSNLRATTKMVEAVISELGLSPEGNRLQTETGEPAWGLMRGSAEVFIFLHQGPSGDEGNHLRVVSPVLTLPADTAAQLRLLRRLLQLNATELSGVAFGLKGETVVLTADRTTVDLDPSEVKDIVLRIGYYADHYDDALVTEFGGQRHAG, encoded by the coding sequence ATGGGCTTGTTTAGCAGCTCCCAGGGCTCGAACCTTCGGGCCACCACCAAGATGGTGGAGGCCGTGATCAGCGAGCTCGGGCTCTCGCCGGAAGGCAACCGACTGCAGACCGAAACCGGCGAGCCGGCGTGGGGCCTGATGAGGGGCTCCGCCGAGGTCTTCATCTTCCTGCACCAGGGACCATCCGGCGACGAGGGGAACCACCTGCGCGTCGTCTCGCCCGTGCTCACGCTTCCTGCCGACACCGCGGCGCAGCTCCGTCTCCTTCGACGGCTGCTTCAGCTGAACGCCACAGAGCTCTCGGGCGTCGCCTTTGGCCTGAAGGGCGAGACCGTAGTCCTGACCGCCGACCGAACCACGGTGGACCTCGACCCGTCGGAGGTGAAGGACATCGTCCTTCGCATCGGGTACTACGCGGACCACTACGACGATGCCCTCGTGACGGAGTTCGGCGGCCAGCGGCACGCCGGTTGA
- a CDS encoding 50S ribosomal protein L28 has product MSYKCDVCSKGPQVINKVSHSNIKTKRRQLPNLQRVHALVAGVATHLRVCTRCLRSGKITKAA; this is encoded by the coding sequence ATGTCTTATAAGTGCGATGTTTGTAGCAAGGGTCCACAGGTCATTAACAAGGTCAGCCACTCGAACATCAAGACCAAGCGGCGGCAGCTGCCGAACCTGCAGCGAGTGCACGCCCTCGTCGCCGGAGTCGCGACGCACCTTCGAGTCTGCACCCGCTGCCTCCGGAGCGGCAAGATCACCAAGGCGGCGTAG
- a CDS encoding carboxypeptidase regulatory-like domain-containing protein, translating into MIRGLGPVAVAVAACSACTGAGGGPVGSVRPKGDGGGFDGARAGAGGEARGRVEGTLSGVAAGGPARVFLVSVAGNGCSGLASAPVGAGGRFRFDALSASAYVLWAMAPGVGVTPTLATVAAGATSRVGLGMRPLSAVTGRVLGAGARPLFGATVRVRPTGTLGLPALPCLPRLESTTDQSGWFRIPQVPEGPVVLAATAKGYRGVARLAAVPAVGTPVLRLLPLFFLSGRVLGRSGAVRVRADGLGGESAEASVAADGVFQFKELPAGLYDLRAHTVTPPWQASAPAVGVEVGPGSHRVVELPLLEGERVTGRVTTGGGPVAGAQVVLASRAPQLWRARAVTDRAGRFSLEPVVRGSYRLDVWAPGFLPLSGHAVEVPCKVDTDVTLRTGAELSGLVVDGAGRPVKNALLRAVRDEGRGQVARAPRAPRAVGELGVVPGPVPRIPLGEVGVRLPEETPGLPAWTAMSADSGAFALRGLPPGRTRLVVEHPAFGHQHSAWVVLAEGGRSYLRVELTPPRSGREPVAPTPPEPAARVTGTVLDPRRQPVAGAFVAARQGGKRQQARTGTGGRFSLEGLGEGRVELEATHPRYGGALGSAAPGEDVQLELLPLGRLDGRVVDHGSGALLRRFQVEVRGPLLRKTVAGDHGQVALHLPPGTYRLRISASGYGTAVEEVTVRHPDREGVTPELRVALSRAGTIVGSVRDGRGFPLRGARVVVGELSGTTRGDGSFVVSAVPEGTHVVRVALPGGGELSSEPVVVRGGQTTTAVRLEAPVR; encoded by the coding sequence ATGATCCGCGGCTTGGGCCCGGTCGCGGTCGCGGTGGCGGCGTGCTCGGCCTGCACCGGGGCTGGAGGAGGCCCCGTGGGCTCGGTGCGGCCGAAGGGGGACGGGGGCGGCTTCGACGGGGCTCGCGCGGGCGCCGGGGGCGAGGCCCGGGGACGCGTCGAAGGGACCCTCTCCGGCGTGGCGGCGGGCGGACCAGCGCGCGTCTTCCTGGTCTCCGTGGCAGGGAACGGGTGCTCGGGGCTGGCTTCGGCTCCGGTCGGCGCGGGGGGGCGATTCCGGTTCGATGCTCTCTCCGCGAGCGCATACGTTCTGTGGGCGATGGCGCCCGGCGTGGGGGTGACACCGACGCTGGCGACGGTCGCGGCTGGGGCGACCTCTCGGGTGGGTCTTGGAATGAGGCCACTCTCGGCGGTGACGGGGCGGGTCCTCGGGGCGGGGGCGCGACCCCTCTTCGGGGCTACGGTACGCGTGCGGCCGACCGGGACCCTCGGCCTGCCGGCACTGCCGTGCCTGCCGCGCCTCGAGTCGACCACCGACCAGAGCGGGTGGTTTCGCATCCCCCAGGTCCCCGAAGGGCCGGTGGTGCTGGCCGCCACCGCGAAGGGGTATCGGGGCGTGGCGCGTCTGGCCGCAGTGCCGGCTGTCGGAACACCCGTCTTGCGGCTTCTGCCCCTCTTCTTCCTCTCTGGCCGGGTCCTCGGTCGCTCGGGGGCCGTGCGGGTGAGGGCGGACGGGCTCGGCGGCGAGAGTGCCGAGGCCTCGGTCGCCGCCGACGGGGTATTTCAGTTCAAGGAGCTGCCGGCGGGGCTCTACGACCTCCGGGCCCATACGGTGACTCCCCCGTGGCAGGCGAGCGCCCCGGCGGTGGGCGTCGAGGTGGGGCCGGGGTCGCACCGGGTGGTCGAGCTCCCTCTCCTCGAGGGGGAGCGCGTCACCGGCCGCGTCACGACCGGCGGTGGACCCGTCGCCGGCGCCCAGGTCGTGCTGGCGTCCCGCGCTCCGCAACTCTGGCGCGCTCGCGCCGTCACGGATCGCGCAGGCCGGTTCTCGCTGGAGCCCGTCGTGCGCGGGAGCTACCGGCTCGACGTGTGGGCCCCCGGGTTTCTGCCTCTGAGCGGCCACGCCGTCGAAGTTCCCTGCAAGGTGGACACCGACGTGACGCTTCGGACCGGCGCAGAGCTGTCCGGCCTCGTCGTGGACGGCGCGGGACGACCCGTGAAGAACGCTCTCCTTCGCGCGGTGCGGGACGAAGGTCGGGGGCAGGTGGCGCGCGCCCCGCGAGCTCCGCGCGCTGTCGGAGAGCTGGGCGTCGTTCCGGGGCCCGTTCCGCGCATCCCGCTCGGAGAGGTTGGCGTGCGCCTCCCGGAAGAGACCCCGGGGCTGCCGGCGTGGACTGCGATGAGCGCGGACTCGGGGGCCTTCGCGCTGCGTGGGTTGCCGCCCGGCAGGACGCGACTCGTGGTGGAGCACCCGGCGTTCGGCCACCAACACAGCGCGTGGGTCGTGCTGGCCGAAGGGGGGCGGTCCTATTTGCGCGTGGAGCTCACTCCGCCTCGGAGCGGCCGCGAACCCGTTGCGCCCACCCCGCCCGAGCCCGCAGCGCGGGTGACGGGGACGGTCTTGGATCCCCGGCGTCAGCCGGTTGCCGGCGCATTCGTCGCGGCCCGGCAGGGGGGGAAGCGCCAGCAGGCCCGAACCGGGACCGGCGGTCGGTTTTCCCTCGAGGGCCTCGGCGAGGGACGCGTGGAGCTGGAGGCCACGCATCCCCGTTACGGAGGTGCCCTCGGAAGCGCTGCCCCAGGCGAGGATGTGCAGCTCGAGCTCCTGCCCCTCGGCCGGCTCGACGGGCGCGTGGTGGACCATGGGTCTGGGGCGCTCCTTCGGCGCTTCCAGGTCGAGGTGCGCGGTCCACTCCTGCGGAAGACCGTAGCGGGCGACCACGGTCAGGTCGCTCTCCATCTCCCGCCGGGAACCTACCGGCTGCGCATCTCCGCGTCGGGCTACGGGACCGCCGTCGAGGAGGTGACGGTGCGTCACCCGGACCGCGAGGGTGTCACGCCCGAGCTGCGCGTGGCTCTCTCCCGGGCCGGGACGATCGTGGGCTCGGTGCGAGATGGCCGGGGTTTTCCGCTCCGCGGAGCGCGGGTCGTGGTGGGGGAGCTGTCCGGCACCACGCGTGGGGACGGGAGCTTCGTGGTTTCCGCGGTGCCGGAAGGCACCCACGTCGTGCGCGTGGCCTTGCCCGGGGGCGGCGAGCTCTCCTCGGAACCCGTTGTCGTGCGAGGCGGGCAGACGACGACCGCGGTTCGGCTCGAAGCACCCGTCCGCTAG
- a CDS encoding serine/threonine protein kinase has product MYLAQQLGRYHLLDRIAFGGMAEIFRAKTFDSKGNEHLVAIKRVLRHLAEDDDFLQMLVDEAKLTILLEHANIARVYEFVRAEDEFFIAMEYVDGKDLRSLIDRCRSDERWLPPEDCAYAMIRVLDALHSAHEKRDGAGVPLDIVHRDVSPSNVIVSYQGQVKLCDFGIAKATLNRVRTRTGVIKGKVRYMSPEQALGKPLDRRSDVFSAGSVLYELVTKQCPFQADNEMELIFRVRDAKFTSPRRYNPELPQALEPILRKALARSPSSRYQTAEEFGQALRGYLKEAAPAYRPVRLGRFVRDLFAADIEEDLRRLEEYVVGRGDPVAVGQNLLAEVLGEGAPYTRFTPVAPRPDELPEAKTKLLPRVPPPETRLPEGANLHELRTQILDPAERGQRVHRRKARPRPGALHEEERQRPTEVRTNQLPPDRPPLDPVPTPAPGDPSFHDAPTRIIRRDG; this is encoded by the coding sequence ATGTACCTGGCGCAACAACTGGGCCGCTACCACTTGCTGGACCGCATCGCGTTCGGCGGGATGGCGGAGATCTTCCGGGCGAAGACCTTCGACTCGAAGGGAAACGAGCACCTCGTCGCCATCAAACGCGTTCTGCGGCATCTGGCGGAGGACGACGATTTCCTGCAAATGCTCGTCGACGAGGCCAAGCTCACGATCCTCCTCGAGCACGCGAACATCGCGCGAGTGTACGAGTTCGTCCGTGCCGAGGACGAGTTCTTCATCGCCATGGAGTACGTGGACGGCAAGGATCTCCGGTCGCTCATCGACCGCTGCCGCTCCGACGAACGCTGGCTCCCGCCGGAGGACTGCGCGTACGCCATGATTCGCGTCCTGGATGCCCTGCACTCCGCCCACGAGAAACGGGACGGAGCCGGAGTGCCGCTGGACATCGTGCATCGGGACGTCAGCCCATCGAACGTGATCGTCTCCTACCAGGGGCAGGTGAAGCTCTGTGACTTCGGCATCGCGAAGGCCACGCTGAACCGCGTCCGCACCCGGACCGGCGTCATCAAGGGCAAGGTGCGCTACATGAGTCCCGAGCAGGCCCTGGGCAAGCCGCTCGACCGTCGAAGCGACGTCTTCAGCGCCGGCTCGGTCCTGTACGAGCTCGTCACCAAACAATGTCCCTTTCAGGCCGACAACGAGATGGAGCTCATCTTCCGGGTCCGCGATGCGAAGTTCACTTCGCCGCGGCGGTACAACCCGGAGCTGCCGCAGGCCCTCGAGCCGATCTTGCGCAAGGCCCTCGCTCGATCGCCGTCCAGCCGCTACCAGACGGCGGAAGAGTTCGGGCAGGCGCTCCGGGGCTATCTGAAGGAGGCCGCCCCCGCCTACCGCCCCGTCCGCCTCGGGCGCTTCGTGCGGGACCTCTTCGCGGCGGACATAGAGGAGGACCTTCGGCGACTCGAGGAGTACGTCGTGGGACGCGGCGATCCGGTGGCGGTGGGTCAGAACCTGCTCGCCGAGGTGCTCGGCGAGGGAGCGCCCTACACGCGCTTCACCCCCGTGGCGCCACGCCCGGACGAGCTGCCCGAGGCCAAGACCAAGCTCCTGCCCCGCGTTCCCCCCCCCGAGACGCGGCTCCCCGAGGGAGCGAACCTGCACGAGCTCCGGACGCAGATCCTGGATCCCGCCGAACGGGGCCAGCGGGTCCATCGCCGGAAGGCCCGACCGCGCCCGGGTGCGCTGCACGAGGAGGAGCGGCAGCGTCCGACGGAGGTGCGCACCAATCAGCTCCCGCCCGACAGGCCGCCGCTGGATCCGGTGCCGACGCCGGCACCGGGGGACCCCTCCTTTCACGACGCGCCGACGCGCATCATTCGCCGCGACGGGTAG